The Pantoea sp. At-9b genome includes a window with the following:
- the pabC gene encoding aminodeoxychorismate lyase, producing the protein MMWINGAEQTQLAARDRAVQFGDGCFTTAAVQQGQILLLAAHLQRLKWGCERLLMAEPDWSQLEAEMRSAAQHQSQAVLKVILTPGAGGRGYSRAGCSAPTRIVSLSPWPQHYHALHQQGARLITSPIRLGRNPWLAGIKHLNRLEQVLIRQHLDQTDGDEALVLDTEGTVVECCAANLFWREGDAVFTPRLEQAGVAGIMRRYLMAQMAAAGQDCQLIEGSRERLLAADEVVICNALMPVLPVRSIDDMTFNARSLYQQLFASCQKMEAS; encoded by the coding sequence ATGATGTGGATAAATGGCGCAGAACAGACGCAACTGGCTGCGCGCGATCGGGCGGTGCAGTTCGGTGATGGCTGTTTTACCACTGCGGCGGTACAACAGGGACAGATCCTGCTGTTAGCGGCGCATCTGCAACGCCTGAAGTGGGGATGTGAACGGTTGTTGATGGCCGAGCCTGACTGGTCACAGCTCGAAGCAGAAATGCGCAGCGCGGCGCAGCACCAATCACAGGCGGTGTTAAAAGTCATTTTGACCCCGGGCGCGGGGGGACGCGGCTATAGCCGTGCGGGATGCAGCGCGCCAACACGTATTGTTTCACTTTCCCCTTGGCCGCAGCATTATCACGCGCTGCACCAGCAGGGCGCACGTCTGATAACCAGTCCGATTCGGCTGGGACGCAATCCCTGGCTTGCAGGGATCAAACACCTAAACCGGCTGGAACAGGTACTGATCCGCCAGCATCTTGACCAGACAGACGGTGACGAGGCGCTGGTGCTTGACACTGAGGGGACGGTGGTGGAATGCTGTGCGGCCAATTTATTCTGGCGCGAGGGCGATGCTGTCTTCACCCCGCGACTTGAGCAGGCGGGTGTTGCCGGGATTATGCGGCGTTATCTGATGGCGCAGATGGCAGCCGCAGGCCAGGATTGCCAGTTGATTGAAGGCAGCAGAGAGAGGCTACTCGCCGCAGATGAAGTGGTGATATGCAATGCTCTGATGCCTGTTTTACCCGTGCGTAGCATTGACGACATGACATTTAACGCACGTTCGCTGTACCAGCAACTGTTCGCCAGTTGCCAGAAAATGGAAGCATCATGA
- the mltG gene encoding endolytic transglycosylase MltG, with translation MTRMKKIIAGATVIIGLAAAFSYWQIERFADTPLTLHQETIFTLPAGTGRVALEAQLESEHVIAPGPWFGPLLKLEPELARFKAGTYRLESNMTVRQLLELLASGKEAQFPVRFVEGSRLKEWLAQLRAAPYLKHTLKDDQFATVAEALKLDASQLEGGFYPDTYLYTANTSDVALLERAHMRMNKLVDEIWQGRMDNLPYKKEQDLVTMASIIEKETGVSEERARVASVFINRLRIGMKLQTDPTVIYGMGDSYTGTITRKDLDTPTDYNTYTISGMPPGPIAMPGRASLEAAAHPEKTNYLYFVADGKGGHTFTTNLVSHNKAVQAYRLAMKEKNEK, from the coding sequence ATGACTCGAATGAAAAAAATTATCGCCGGCGCCACGGTGATCATTGGCCTCGCTGCGGCCTTTAGCTATTGGCAGATTGAACGTTTCGCCGATACACCTTTGACGTTGCACCAGGAAACCATTTTTACCCTGCCTGCGGGCACCGGACGGGTGGCGCTTGAAGCACAGCTGGAAAGCGAGCATGTCATCGCGCCAGGCCCGTGGTTTGGTCCCTTGTTAAAGCTGGAGCCGGAACTGGCGCGCTTTAAAGCCGGTACTTATCGCCTGGAAAGCAATATGACGGTCCGTCAATTGCTGGAATTGCTGGCGAGCGGTAAAGAAGCGCAGTTCCCGGTCCGTTTCGTTGAAGGTTCGCGCCTCAAAGAGTGGCTGGCGCAGCTGCGCGCCGCACCTTATCTGAAACACACCCTGAAAGATGATCAGTTCGCGACGGTGGCAGAGGCGTTGAAACTCGATGCCAGCCAGCTGGAAGGTGGGTTCTATCCTGACACTTACCTTTATACCGCCAACACCAGTGATGTGGCGCTGCTGGAACGCGCCCATATGCGCATGAACAAACTGGTGGATGAAATCTGGCAGGGCCGCATGGATAATCTGCCCTATAAAAAGGAGCAGGATCTGGTAACGATGGCCTCGATCATCGAGAAAGAAACCGGTGTCAGTGAAGAACGGGCGCGCGTTGCCTCGGTGTTTATCAACCGTCTGCGGATTGGTATGAAGTTGCAAACCGATCCGACGGTGATTTATGGCATGGGTGACAGCTACACCGGCACGATAACGCGTAAAGATCTCGACACGCCAACCGATTACAATACCTATACCATCAGCGGTATGCCGCCAGGTCCGATTGCGATGCCGGGCCGGGCTTCGCTGGAAGCGGCAGCACACCCGGAAAAAACCAATTACCTCTATTTTGTTGCGGATGGCAAAGGTGGTCACACCTTCACCACCAATCTGGTCAGCCATAATAAAGCCGTGCAGGCGTATCGGCTGGCGATGAAGGAAAAAAATGAAAAGTAA
- the tmk gene encoding dTMP kinase has translation MKSKFIVIEGLEGAGKTTARDAVVEVLREQGIDDLVFTREPGGTPLAEQLRVLVKQGIEGEQVTDKAELLMLYAARVQLVENVIKPALARGAWVIGDRHDLSSQAYQGGGRGLDTQLMTTLRDAVLGAFRPDCTLYLDVTPEIGLQRARARGELDRIEQESLRFFERTRERYLALAAADPSIITIDATQTLPEVTASIKAAIHHWLVGQTA, from the coding sequence ATGAAAAGTAAGTTTATCGTCATTGAGGGCCTTGAAGGGGCGGGCAAAACCACCGCGCGTGATGCGGTGGTCGAGGTGCTGCGCGAGCAGGGCATTGATGATCTGGTGTTTACCCGCGAACCGGGCGGTACACCGCTGGCGGAACAATTGCGCGTGCTGGTTAAGCAGGGCATTGAGGGCGAGCAGGTGACGGACAAAGCCGAACTGTTGATGTTGTATGCCGCACGCGTGCAATTAGTGGAAAACGTGATCAAGCCTGCGCTGGCGCGGGGAGCCTGGGTGATCGGCGATCGTCACGATCTCTCATCACAAGCCTATCAGGGCGGCGGACGCGGTCTGGATACCCAACTGATGACCACGCTACGCGATGCGGTACTGGGCGCGTTTCGTCCGGATTGCACCCTGTATCTGGATGTCACGCCGGAAATCGGTTTGCAGCGCGCCCGTGCACGTGGTGAGCTGGATCGTATTGAGCAGGAATCGCTGCGTTTCTTTGAGCGCACGCGTGAGCGTTATCTGGCACTGGCGGCCGCCGATCCCAGCATTATTACCATTGATGCCACTCAGACATTGCCGGAGGTGACGGCGTCAATCAAAGCGGCGATACACCACTGGCTGGTGGGTCAAACGGCATGA
- the holB gene encoding DNA polymerase III subunit delta' yields MNWYPWLNQPYRRIITRHQSGQAHHALLIQAIEGMGDDALVWGVSRWLMCQQPEGLKSCGHCHGCQLMQAQTHPDWYRLEAEKGKSSLGIDAVRDVTEKLYHFAQQGGAKVVWLPDAAQLTEAAGNALLKTLEEPPANTWFFLSTREPSRLLATLRSRCMTWHLSPPDEIHSLQWLQKQLSQPEETLRAALRLSNGAPAAALALLQPERWQARQTLCNALPGALQQDILQLLPCLNSDDVADRLGWLLSLLVDAMKVQQGASRWLSNGDRPDVVTLLAQQMNSSALNASVQLWMQCREQLQQVAALNRELMLTDRLLSWSRLLTPATFG; encoded by the coding sequence ATGAACTGGTATCCGTGGCTGAACCAACCCTATCGGCGCATCATTACCCGTCATCAGAGCGGTCAGGCGCACCATGCGCTGCTGATTCAGGCGATTGAGGGGATGGGTGATGATGCCCTGGTATGGGGTGTCAGCCGCTGGCTGATGTGCCAGCAACCGGAAGGGCTGAAGAGTTGTGGACACTGCCACGGTTGTCAGTTGATGCAGGCGCAGACGCACCCGGATTGGTATCGACTGGAAGCCGAAAAAGGCAAATCCTCGCTGGGGATTGATGCGGTACGCGATGTCACGGAAAAGCTGTACCATTTTGCCCAGCAGGGTGGGGCCAAGGTGGTGTGGCTGCCTGACGCGGCGCAATTGACCGAAGCGGCGGGCAATGCCTTGTTGAAGACGCTGGAGGAGCCACCCGCCAATACCTGGTTTTTCCTCAGCACCCGCGAACCCTCGCGTCTGCTTGCCACCTTGCGCAGCCGTTGTATGACCTGGCATCTGTCGCCACCGGATGAGATCCACAGCCTGCAATGGCTGCAAAAACAGCTTTCGCAGCCGGAGGAGACGTTACGTGCGGCGCTGCGCTTGAGTAACGGCGCACCCGCTGCGGCGCTGGCGCTGTTGCAACCTGAACGCTGGCAGGCGCGTCAGACGCTTTGCAACGCGCTGCCGGGTGCGCTGCAACAGGACATCCTGCAACTGCTGCCTTGCCTGAATAGCGATGATGTTGCGGATCGCCTCGGCTGGCTGCTCTCGCTACTGGTCGATGCCATGAAGGTGCAACAGGGTGCCAGCCGTTGGCTGAGCAATGGCGATCGCCCCGATGTGGTGACGTTACTGGCGCAGCAGATGAACAGCAGCGCCCTGAATGCCAGCGTACAGCTATGGATGCAGTGCCGCGAGCAACTGCAACAGGTGGCGGCGCTCAATCGTGAATTAATGTTGACCGATCGCCTGTTGAGCTGGAGTCGTCTGCTCACCCCGGCGACCTTCGGATAA
- a CDS encoding metal-dependent hydrolase has protein sequence MFIVDSHCHLDGLDYEKQHRDLDDVIAKAAARDVKFMLAIATTLPDYHTLKALVGERDNIALACGVHPLNQETPYDVEEFRRLAAEDRVIALGETGLDYFYQQETKAQQQASFREHIRTGIALNKPIIVHTRDARDDTLAILREEQVEKCGGVLHCFTEDRETAEKLLDMGFYISFSGILTFRNAEQIRDAARYVPLDRMLVETDSPYLAPVPHRGKENQPAFTRDVADYMAVLKGVDIETLAAATTENFSRLFHVPMSRLGG, from the coding sequence ATGTTTATTGTTGATTCCCATTGCCACCTTGATGGCCTGGATTATGAAAAGCAGCATCGTGATCTGGATGATGTGATCGCCAAAGCGGCGGCGCGTGATGTGAAATTTATGCTGGCCATCGCGACCACCCTGCCGGATTACCACACCCTGAAAGCGCTGGTGGGTGAGCGCGATAACATTGCGCTGGCCTGTGGCGTGCATCCACTTAATCAGGAAACGCCTTACGATGTGGAAGAGTTTCGTCGTCTGGCGGCGGAAGATCGTGTGATTGCGCTGGGCGAAACCGGCCTCGATTATTTCTATCAGCAGGAAACCAAGGCGCAGCAGCAGGCCTCCTTCCGTGAGCATATCCGTACCGGTATTGCGCTGAATAAGCCAATTATCGTGCATACCCGTGATGCGCGTGACGATACGCTGGCGATCCTGCGTGAAGAGCAGGTGGAGAAGTGCGGCGGCGTGCTGCACTGTTTCACCGAAGACCGCGAGACGGCGGAGAAACTGCTGGATATGGGCTTCTATATCTCGTTTTCCGGTATCCTGACATTCCGCAACGCTGAGCAAATCCGCGATGCAGCGCGTTATGTTCCGCTCGATCGGATGCTGGTGGAAACCGACTCCCCCTATCTGGCTCCGGTACCGCACCGTGGTAAAGAGAACCAACCCGCGTTTACCCGCGACGTTGCCGATTATATGGCGGTGCTGAAAGGCGTCGACATTGAAACCCTGGCCGCCGCCACTACGGAGAATTTCTCCCGCCTGTTTCATGTGCCGATGAGCCGTCTTGGCGGCTAA
- the ptsG gene encoding PTS glucose transporter subunit IIBC: protein MFKNAFANLQKVGKSLMLPVSVLPIAGILLGVGSANFSWLPAVVSHVMAEAGGSVFANMPLIFAIGVALGFTNNDGVSALAAVVAYGIMVKTMAVVAPLVLHLPAAEIEAKHLADTGVLGGIIAGAIAAYMFNRFYRIKLPEYLGFFAGKRFVPIISGLAAIVLGVLLSFIWPPVGTAIQDFSQWAAYQNPVVAFGIYGVVERALVPFGLHHIWNVPFQMQIGEFTNAAGQVFHGDIPRYMAGDPTAGKLSGGFLFKMYGLPAAAIAIWHSAKPENRAKVGGIMISAALTSFLTGITEPIEFSFMFVAPILYVIHAILAGLAFPICILLGMRDGTSFSHGLIDFVVLSGNSSKIWLFPIVGIIYGLIYYTVFRVLIAKLNLKTPGREDSAVEQSSATGSEMAGKLVTAFGGKENITNLDACITRLRVSVADVAKVDQTELKSLGARGVVVAGSGVQAIFGTKSDNLKTEMDDYIRNM, encoded by the coding sequence ATGTTCAAGAACGCATTTGCGAACCTGCAAAAGGTAGGTAAATCGCTGATGTTACCGGTGTCGGTATTACCGATTGCCGGTATTTTATTAGGTGTTGGTTCAGCTAACTTTAGCTGGTTGCCTGCCGTCGTTTCGCATGTAATGGCCGAAGCGGGTGGTTCGGTGTTCGCCAACATGCCGCTGATTTTTGCCATTGGTGTGGCGCTTGGCTTTACCAACAACGACGGCGTTTCCGCGCTGGCGGCGGTGGTGGCTTACGGCATCATGGTGAAAACCATGGCGGTAGTGGCCCCGCTGGTACTGCATCTGCCTGCGGCTGAAATCGAAGCGAAACATCTGGCCGATACCGGCGTACTGGGCGGGATCATCGCCGGTGCGATCGCGGCATATATGTTTAACCGCTTTTACCGTATTAAGTTGCCGGAATACCTCGGCTTCTTTGCCGGTAAACGCTTTGTACCGATTATTTCTGGCCTGGCGGCGATCGTGCTGGGTGTGCTGTTGTCCTTCATCTGGCCACCGGTCGGTACCGCAATTCAGGACTTCTCACAGTGGGCAGCCTATCAGAACCCGGTAGTGGCTTTCGGTATCTACGGCGTGGTTGAGCGCGCGCTGGTGCCGTTTGGTCTGCACCATATCTGGAACGTACCTTTCCAGATGCAGATTGGTGAATTCACCAACGCGGCGGGCCAGGTATTCCATGGCGACATTCCACGTTATATGGCGGGTGACCCGACTGCGGGTAAACTGTCTGGTGGCTTCCTGTTCAAAATGTACGGTCTGCCTGCCGCTGCGATCGCTATCTGGCACTCCGCAAAACCGGAAAACCGTGCCAAAGTGGGCGGTATCATGATCTCCGCTGCGCTGACCTCGTTCCTGACCGGTATCACCGAGCCGATCGAGTTCTCCTTTATGTTCGTGGCACCGATCCTGTATGTCATCCACGCCATTCTGGCTGGCCTGGCATTCCCGATCTGTATCCTGCTCGGTATGCGTGATGGCACCAGCTTCTCACACGGTCTGATCGACTTTGTGGTGTTGAGTGGCAACAGCAGCAAAATCTGGTTGTTCCCGATTGTGGGTATCATCTACGGTCTGATCTACTACACCGTGTTCCGCGTGCTGATCGCCAAACTGAACCTGAAAACGCCGGGCCGTGAAGATTCTGCGGTTGAGCAAAGCAGCGCCACCGGTAGCGAGATGGCCGGTAAACTGGTTACCGCATTCGGTGGTAAAGAGAACATCACTAACCTTGATGCCTGTATTACCCGTCTGCGCGTCAGCGTGGCGGATGTGGCTAAAGTTGACCAGACGGAACTGAAAAGCCTCGGCGCGCGTGGCGTGGTGGTGGCAGGTTCTGGTGTTCAGGCCATCTTCGGCACCAAGTCCGATAACCTGAAAACTGAAATGGATGATTACATCCGTAATATGTAA